A window of Pyrus communis chromosome 3, drPyrComm1.1, whole genome shotgun sequence genomic DNA:
GCGGCGGAGACGGGGGCGATTGCGGCAGGGGTTGGGGTGGTGTCTTGCAGGTTTTTGGCGGAGGCAGCGTAGGTCGGGTCAGTGatgggaggggggggggggaaggtgGTAGAGAAGATTAGGAAAGATACTGGGtgtaaaattagggttttgaatgaGAAGTTACCTGCTTGTGCTGCTGCCACAGATGAGATGATCGAGGTAAAGGTTGTGTCTTTGCTTTTCTGAAATGGGAAttgagttttaggttttagttaGTCAGATTGTTTGTGATTTAGTGACTCCTGCATTGTTTTGGTATTGATATTTGTGTATGATATGGTGAATGAGTCCCATTTAGTATGGACTCTCGAACTTGATTTGTAAATTCTGTTTAGGGTTATGTGGAGATCTAAACTTGTTGGTGCACTCAGTGTAAGTATATGCGACTGAACTAGTAGGTTAGGAAAGGTGTAGTTTAGTTTTGCTTGACTTTGTTGCCAATAGGACCAAAACATTGAGTAAGATAGTATGGCAGTCTGTAGCTATGCTGAATTTCAAAAGTTGTTTGTGGTTTCAGGTTTTTTTCCGCATGTTTTCAGTGACATATACAAATAGAAATGAACTGTATCTGGGCTAATTGTTTTGAAGTAGGACTTGATACCAAGGAGACAGCAATAGAATACTAACTGAGCTGAAGGTTTACATACCAAGACGATAGCAAGTAGAATACTGACGAAACATTGTTAGAGACAAGGGAAAAACTAGAATATCTGTTTTGTCATCCAAAGTGGTACAAAGAGCTTGATTTAGGTAATGTAATTTCTGGAAATAAAAGTTTTCAATTGGATATTGACAATTATGATGCTAATTTGGAACCAATGTGATAGAATGTGATAACACAAGCGGAGTCTACATATATCAGTGATGAGGAAGGTGGATACATATGtacaattatttttagaatgttCCAAGGTTTATCATGTCTGCTCTGCTTATAATTAGGCTTTTAATGACTGTTTATCAAAATGAATGAAATCTATAGGGGGTTATAAATGGTAACAATATCTGTCAGTTACTGATACAAAGGCTGGCAGTTGTAGATCTGCTAAGTTGGGTTAGTTGGGCGTGTGCCATGCATACTTAATTTTGACCTCAACCATAGCCCGTTGACTGGATTGAATTAGGTACCAAATAGGCATAATGAACTTGATAGTTGTTAAAGgccatcattttttttcagGATCTTTTTATGTATGTACAATTTATTTAGCTTAACTTCTGACTTCACTTGCCTTTAAGGTTTGTTTTAACagaaaatagaaacaaaatattCCTTTCCCTTATGTTATACTAATGCTTCTGGTTCTTGATTGTTTGTTTGCCTCCACCTTAGCGTACTTTACTAATTAAAAAGaacatcataattttttttcttccccggAAATTGATTCAGTGGTGTGGCAGATAGAAGGGGATATTTTGGCTGTAAAGAAAGCACTTATTGCTGTTTCTGGCTGTCTTCAACAATATCCACCAGTTGACAAGACAAGGATGAGTGTAAGCAGGCCTGAGGCAGTTCCTCGTGAGACTCTACCTGATCTGCGTTTAGATCATCTTTCACAGAGGAACTCAATGCTTAATTTGCCAAGCAGCTCCATGAGTTATGTTTCAGGAGTTCGTCCATCATCAAGAGAGGCTGAAAGGATCCCCACACTTGAGACAAAACAACAGGAAGTTTCTTTCAGGATTCTTTGTGCCAATGATAGGATTGGGGGTGTAATTGGAAGGGGGGGTTCCATTGTTAGGGCTCTTCAAAATGAGACAGGTGCTGCAATAAGTGTTGCTGCCTCTGTGGCTGAGTGTGATGAACGATTAATTACTGTTTCTGCATTGGAGGTTTGCCATTctgtcttttttcttttctttttcctatttttaatATCTATATTTTTCTTATATCTGCTTCATATTCTATAGAATCCTGAATCAAGGTACTCGCCAGCACAAAAGGCTGCTGTTCTTGTCTTCTCAAGGTCCGTAGAGGCAGGCATTGAAAAGGGGCGAGACTCAAGCTCAAATAAAGGGTCACCCCTTACTGCACGGCTTGTAGTTCCATCAAACCAAGTTGGTTGTTTGCTGGGAAAAGGGGGTGTAATAGTTTCAGAGATCCGGAAGGCAACTGGCACTGGTATACGAATAGTAGGGGGTGACCAGGTCCCGAAGTGTGCCTTAGAGAATGTTGAAGTTGTACAGGTGTGGTGTTATCACATTCTTTAAGGAAGGGATAATAATTGGTTTTCGATTTGGTTCTTTTGGTGAAATTCGTTATATTTAGGGATCTGAAGTTGATGATATGAACTTGCAAGTTTCTCATATATTTATCATTTGTTTCCCAGATTTCAGGGGATTTTTCAAATGTGCAAGATGCTTTGTACAATATTACTGGTAGGTTACGAGATAACCTTTTCTCCAGCACAGTAAGTAATTCTGGAAGAAGGAGCAGTTCATCCATGCTAACCGATATAAGTCCTTATGGAAGACCCAGGGATCTGAATCCTATTGGATATCAGCCATCATCATCGGTTGGTGTTACTCGTGATCTGAACCGTCATTCAACACTAAttcaaaatatggatcatcttGGTCTTTCCCATAGTTTAGATCCTTCCCCACCAAGACCATGGGCATCACAGGTAAGTCTCTCTCACATGGTCTCAACtgtatttttttgtattttgttttttttatattttagttgATTTACGGATTGTATTGCAGATGTCAGCTTTCACAGATGTTGGAAGGGGTGTGACTTCTTTAAAAAGTGGCACAGATATTGGCAGGTTAGAAAATTATGAGATTGGGCTAAGCTGCTAAGCTATAAATGGGTCTGAAAATGAAATGGATGTTGTTTTGAAGCATGAGTAAATAGCTTCAGATCGTGAGAACTGAGCTGCTTGGTGTGAACAAAGTTGTTAGATAGGAGGTCATCCTGTTATAATTTTCCTGGCTTGAGTTACCATTTAGTGGGCTGTATCTGAATTTATGGATATGAAGTGAAACTGAAATTTGTATAATATATTAGGATTAAAGTCGGCTAGTAGTTAAATTAGACATTGTTAGTAATTTCCTTACGGACTGCACTCTTTGCTCTTGCAGTTAACATCAACTAATGATATTAGGCGTTAAAAACATTTATATCTAGATTCACATTTCTCCACTTTCTAGGAACTTGACCGCTCAGGCTAGTCAATTGTCATGCACAGCCTTATTTCATAAATAATTGAAATACCCTGGACTGTCACCTAAAGGTAATAATAGACTAGTTACCTCTCTATTATTCCATATCGCACCTCAATTTGTCACTTAATTGAAACACCCACCTCATTCGGTTTCAAATGGATACTGAAAATTCGTGCAATTATGTACTTAAAAGTTTCTAATGGGATGCGCtttccattttttgtttgtttttttatttttgtttcttgaactCTGTCCTTTTGTAATAGCAGTGGGAGCAAATCTGCTGTTGTGACAAATACAACTGTAGAGATCGTAGTTCCTGAAAATGTTATTGGCTCTGTGTATGGGGAGAATGGTGCCAATTTGGCTCGTCTGAGACAGGTATATATCATGATTTTATATtgcttctttgattttgttttaagGAAACCGTGCTCTTCGTGTGTACCTAGCAAGCACGCCCTTCTTTATAAGGTTTTTGCTCGCTGGATTTCAAACTTCAACATAACCAGTTTGGCTCTATTATGTTTTGAGGGCTTCCCATGTCTACTATATTTCTAATCAGTATTTTATTCCTGATAAGGAATTGTGCAAAATTTAAGAGCACATTGAAGTGGCTGGGAAGAACACAGTTATGTTGCCATAGAATAGTTGTTTTTTCTTGGGCGAAGGGGCCTTGTGTTGTTATAAGAGTTGTTTTTGCTTGGGCGAAGGGGCCTTGTGTTGTTATAAGATGCTTGGGACCGTGAATTGGGGTGGGTTGCGGTGTGGCTTTGACCCGAGTATCTTTGTAGTGAACGCCATCATGAACTTCAAGGATATCACAGTTGCATACTGTTTCAAACTTCACACGTCTGTTTCTACATCAACTTAAACTTATCTTTcgtatttttccttctttttttccctgTTGAATCAGATTTCTAGTGCCAAGGTCATTGTGCATGAGCCCCGTCCTGGAACAACTGACAGGATTATTGTCATATCTGGGACACCTGATGAAACCCAGGCAGCACAGAGCCTTCTACATGCATTCATTCTTACTGGACCATCATGACAAATAGTTTGTCTGTGAGACATGTTTGCAGGAGGATATTCCACCAGGTTGCTTGGTAACCaattgggttttgattttgtcaaatACTGTGCGCTAGGTAGGAAGATTCATCCTTCAGGGTTCCTTTTAATGCCGATCCAGAACTAAGCGACGTAAATTTTGCTCTATCGGCTTTGTCATTTTGTTGCATATAGAAGTCATTCTGCCATGATTTACTATGTATTCTTCAGAAACAATGTGGAAAGAGTTTGACAAGAGAGCCTTTGCCTAGTTACCTCCGTCTTTTAATGAATTAATCTTTTTTGCTCCATGTAAATTTTATTGTAATGTGACACTtctgaaagagaaaaaaaatgtgtttcaATTATTCTGTGAAGGTTAACAAGGTGATGTGTTGATGTGCATAATTCCTCTCCTTAATTTAGATGACAGTGGAATTAAGCGTTAATGAGTAGGGTTTTGTTTGGGTAAAGGGCGGAATAAGACAAAGGAAACGAGTGCGGGAAATTTTCAAAGCATGTGAATGTGAATTAGGTCAGTTATTTAGGGCAGTGCTCCTACACTCATACTCAGGCACATGAGTGCGAGTTATCTTTCTCGTAAACTAGTGTAGATTACAATATTGCTTTGCCAGTGCCCgtacttttttcatttttcttcttggGGAGAGGTAAGACGGGTTCGAAAGcacaacaaataaaacaaacaatagAGGATCAAGAGAGGTTTATGCCAGCTAAAGGCCTTTCACAGTAGGCCGGAAAAAGTGAGAATGATGCCAATATATTGAACTCGTACTAATGTAATAGTAGTGTTAAAGAAATTAAACTTAAGATGCCTGATTCCTATCTATAGTTATCACATTCACCTGAATCACCGTGAAAGGCCTAAAATATGATCGATATGGTTTTAGGATCAAGAGAGGATGACCTTGGAGTCTTAGACGTCTTAGACCCTTCGACTCTTCGTTTCTGTTAGCTCAACTTATTGAAATGAACACTGTCACATTAAATTACTGGAAGCATACAAGTAGATGGAGGCAACTCAACTGGCAAGTATGGGTCTCTCAAAAGTATTTTACAGTCTCTTTCACACAGACAATACATGAAATTGAAACAGGTGCATGATACTTCTAACTTGTCCCGACTGGCACTGCAGTAGTTGCCTCTGCCGCTGCTGCCGGTTTTGGTTTGAGTATGATCTCCACATTGTCATGGACACCCTGCAGCAGTAGCTCACCGTCGTATGTGAGAAATTTCCGCCTCTTTGCTGCTCTTAGCGTCCCAACCAACGCTTCGAATATGTTTGCACATCTATCATCATTAAACAGCACCCCAAATGTGACCTACAGAAATAGCACCCCAAATGTTCATACATTGTAGGAAACA
This region includes:
- the LOC137729862 gene encoding KH domain-containing protein HEN4-like isoform X2, with translation MGSTFLSLPAKRSLSTTMSSDFNPNFENGPSKRSRPPPPPISVPPAHVAFRMLCHASRIGGVIGKSGSVIKQLQQATGAKIRIEEPHVESPDRVVVVIAPSTIGSKVFLRAPVLNNVYNGGGGGFEEEIEVSKAQEALLRVFERILEVAAETGAIAAGFGVVSCRVLAEAAQVGLVIGKGGKVVEKIRKETGCKIRILNEKLPACAAAPDEMIEIEGDILAVKKALIAVSGCLQQYPPVDKTRMSVSRPEAVPRETLPDLRLDHLSQRNSMLNLPSSSMSYVSGVRPSSREAERIPTLETKQQEVSFRILCANDRIGGVIGRGGSIVRALQNETGAAISVAASVAECDERLITVSALENPESRYSPAQKAAVLVFSRSVEAGIEKGRDSSSNKGSPLTARLVVPSNQVGCLLGKGGVIVSEIRKATGTGIRIVGGDQVPKCALENVEVVQISGDFSNVQDALYNITGRLRDNLFSSTVSNSGRRSSSSMLTDISPYGRPRDLNPIGYQPSSSVGVTRDLNRHSTLIQNMDHLGLSHSLDPSPPRPWASQMSAFTDVGRGVTSLKSGTDIGSGSKSAVVTNTTVEIVVPENVIGSVYGENGANLARLRQISSAKVIVHEPRPGTTDRIIVISGTPDETQAAQSLLHAFILTGPS
- the LOC137729862 gene encoding KH domain-containing protein HEN4-like isoform X1 gives rise to the protein MGSTFLSLPAKRSLSTTMSSDFNPNFENGPSKRSRPPPPPISVPPAHVAFRMLCHASRIGGVIGKSGSVIKQLQQATGAKIRIEEPHVESPDRVVVVIAPSTIGSKVFLRAPVLNNVYNGGGGGFEEEIEVSKAQEALLRVFERILEVAAETGAIAAGFGVVSCRVLAEAAQVGLVIGKGGKVVEKIRKETGCKIRILNEKLPACAAAPDEMIEIEGDILAVKKALIAVSGCLQQYPPVDKTRMSVSRPEAVPRETLPDLRLDHLSQRNSMLNLPSSSMSYVSGVRPSSREAERIPTLETKQQEVSFRILCANDRIGGVIGRGGSIVRALQNETGAAISVAASVAECDERLITVSALENPESRYSPAQKAAVLVFSRSVEAGIEKGRDSSSNKGSPLTARLVVPSNQVGCLLGKGGVIVSEIRKATGTGIRIVGGDQVPKCALENVEVVQISGDFSNVQDALYNITGRLRDNLFSSTVSNSGRRSSSSMLTDISPYGRPRDLNPIGYQPSSSVGVTRDLNRHSTLIQNMDHLGLSHSLDPSPPRPWASQMSAFTDVGRGVTSLKSGTDIGSSGSKSAVVTNTTVEIVVPENVIGSVYGENGANLARLRQISSAKVIVHEPRPGTTDRIIVISGTPDETQAAQSLLHAFILTGPS
- the LOC137728880 gene encoding costars family protein-like, which encodes MNVEEEVERLREEIQRLGKLQDDGSYKVTFGVLFNDDRCANIFEALVGTLRAAKRRKFLTYDGELLLQGVHDNVEIILKPKPAAAAEATTAVPVGTS